The Enterobacter huaxiensis sequence TAAAATTGCGGTCATAGTTGATAGGATGTGCTGAGGCTAAACCGCTTCAGCGAGCGACAGAAACGAATAAAAAAACGGCAGCCCCCGATGCTGCCGTTTTGCATTGGAAGAGATATCAGGTGTTGCTGCTATTCGCGGCGATGATTTTCGCCACTTTTTCTGCCTGCGCATCCATCTGCATTTTACGGTATGCATTTTCCATCAGCTTCAGGCCGTCACGCGTTGCCTGAGTATCCGGGTAGTCACGCAGCATGCCTTCTACACGGTTAACCACAGCGACCCATGCGCCACGGCGGGTATAATATTCCGCTACGGAGTATTCGTATTTCGCCAGACGATCTTTCAGGAACACCAGACGCTTGGTGGCATCGGTGATGTACTGGCTGTTCGGGTAGCCGCGTACCAGTTTGGAGAAGTCGTTGAAGGCATCACGTGCATGCTGTGGGTCACGGTCAGAACGATCCACGCCGAAGAAGCCCTGAAGTGCACTGTCATCCAACGCCATATTGGTCAGGCCGCGCATATACATGACATAATCGATGTTAGGATGAGTCGGGTTCAGACGGATAAAGCGATCGATGGTAGCCTGAGCCAGCGGTAAATCAGCATTTTTATAGTAGGCGTAGATGAGATCTAACTGTACCTGCTGCGAATAGGGGCCAAATGGATAGCGATTATCCAGCGCTTCCAGTTGCGTTATCGCCTGTTTCCAGTTACCGTCCTGCAGTTTTTGTTGTGCAGTCGCATAGATTTCATTCGGCGGATTGTCAGGGACCTGTTCATTCGAACCGGAGCAGCCCACCAAAGCCAGGCTCAACGTGGCCGCTGCCACCAGATATTTCATGCGCGTCATGACGTTTTGACTTTCCTCAAATGTTTGTCCGGGAGAATCTCTTTCCTGCTCCCGATTAAGACCAGCTACAATAGCACACTATATTATACGGCGAAGCCGTAAAACCCAACGTTAAACGAAGAAGCAGTTTATGGCACAACGAGTAGAACTCACCGCAACAGTCTCCGAAAATCAGCTCGGTCAACGCTTAGATCAAGCTTTGGCCGAATTGTTCCCTGATTATTCGCGTTCACGCATAAAAGAATGGATCCTGGACCAGCAGGTTCAGGTTAACGGCAAAGTCTGGGACAAACCAAAAGAGAAAGTGTTAGGTGGGGAAGCTGTCGCCATCAATGCTGAAATCGAAGAGGAAGTGCGCTTCGAGCCGCAGGATATCCCACTGAATATCGTTTATGAAGATGACGACATTCTGGTCATCAACAAGCCACGGGGTCTGGTTGTTCACCCTGGTGCGGGTAATCCTGATGGCACCGTGCTTAACGCACTTCTCCATTATTATCCGCCGATTGTTGACGTGCCGCGCGCCGGTATCGTTCACCGTCTGGATAAAGACACTACCGGTCTGATGGTGGTGGCAAAAACCGTTCCTGCCCAGACGCGTCTGGTGGAATCTCTGCAGCTGCGCGAAATCACGCGTGAGTACGAAGCGGTGGCGATTGGTCATATGACCTCTGGCGGCACGGTTGAAGAGCCGATCAGCCGTCACCCAACCAAGCGTACTCATATGTCGGTGCACCCGATGGGCAAACCGGCGGTGACGCACTATCGCATCATGGAGCACTTCCGTATACATACGCGTCTGCGGTTGCGTCTGGAAACCGGACGTACGCACCAGATCCGCGTCCACATGGCGCACATTACCCATCCGCTGGTGGGTGACCAGGTGTACGGTGGCCGTCCGCGTCCGCCAAAAGGTGCATCGGAGGAGTTCATCGGCGTACTGCGTAAATTCGATCGCCAGGCGCTGCACGCCACGATGCTGCGTCTGTATCATCCAATTACCGGCATTCAGATGGAATGGCATGCGCCAATCCCTGAGGATATGGTTGAACTTATCGACGCAATGCGCGCTGATTTTGAAGAACATAAGGATCGCGTGGACTGGTTATGACCAAACTGATTGTTCCGGAGTGGCCGCTGCCTGAAGGCGTGGTGGCCTGTAGCTCGACCCGTATCGGCGGCGTGAGCCAGGGTGCATGGGAATCCCTGAATCTGGGCGCGCATTGTGGCGATAGCCTGGATCACGTCGAGGAGAACCGCAAGCGTCTTTATGCTGCGGGGAACTTGCCGTCGAAACCGGTCTGGCTTGAGCAGGTACACGGCAAAGATGTGCTGACGTTGGCGGGGGAACCCTACGCCTCTAAACGTGCCGATGCCTCTTATAGCAATACTCCCGGAACAGTTTGCGCCGTAATGACAGCCGATTGCCTGCCGGTGCTGTTTTGCAATCAGGCGGGGACAGAGGTGGCCGCCGCCCACGCGGGCTGGCGTGGTCTGTGTGAAGGCGTGCTCGAAGAGACCGTCGCCTGCTTCAACGATTCCCCGGCTAACATTATCGCCTGGCTTGGCCCGGCCATTGGCCCTCAGGCGTTTGAAGTCGGGGCTGAGGTGCGCGAAGCCTTCATGGTAAAAGATCCTCACGCGGTGAGTGCCTTCGTACCTGTTGGGGAAAAATATCTGGCCGATATTTACCGGC is a genomic window containing:
- the bamD gene encoding outer membrane protein assembly factor BamD, translating into MTRMKYLVAAATLSLALVGCSGSNEQVPDNPPNEIYATAQQKLQDGNWKQAITQLEALDNRYPFGPYSQQVQLDLIYAYYKNADLPLAQATIDRFIRLNPTHPNIDYVMYMRGLTNMALDDSALQGFFGVDRSDRDPQHARDAFNDFSKLVRGYPNSQYITDATKRLVFLKDRLAKYEYSVAEYYTRRGAWVAVVNRVEGMLRDYPDTQATRDGLKLMENAYRKMQMDAQAEKVAKIIAANSSNT
- the rluD gene encoding 23S rRNA pseudouridine(1911/1915/1917) synthase RluD; its protein translation is MAQRVELTATVSENQLGQRLDQALAELFPDYSRSRIKEWILDQQVQVNGKVWDKPKEKVLGGEAVAINAEIEEEVRFEPQDIPLNIVYEDDDILVINKPRGLVVHPGAGNPDGTVLNALLHYYPPIVDVPRAGIVHRLDKDTTGLMVVAKTVPAQTRLVESLQLREITREYEAVAIGHMTSGGTVEEPISRHPTKRTHMSVHPMGKPAVTHYRIMEHFRIHTRLRLRLETGRTHQIRVHMAHITHPLVGDQVYGGRPRPPKGASEEFIGVLRKFDRQALHATMLRLYHPITGIQMEWHAPIPEDMVELIDAMRADFEEHKDRVDWL
- the yfiH gene encoding purine nucleoside phosphorylase YfiH, producing MTKLIVPEWPLPEGVVACSSTRIGGVSQGAWESLNLGAHCGDSLDHVEENRKRLYAAGNLPSKPVWLEQVHGKDVLTLAGEPYASKRADASYSNTPGTVCAVMTADCLPVLFCNQAGTEVAAAHAGWRGLCEGVLEETVACFNDSPANIIAWLGPAIGPQAFEVGAEVREAFMVKDPHAVSAFVPVGEKYLADIYRLARQRLNNAGVTQIFGGDRCTFTEKGDFFSYRRDKTTGRMASFIWLI